One Comamonas endophytica genomic region harbors:
- a CDS encoding ArsR/SmtB family transcription factor, with protein MQETQVIRSLSALAHEARLRVFRALVVAGPEGLTPSVLAEQLGIAPNALSFHLKELSHAELVSQERQGRNVIYRAAFPTMNELLAYLTENCCQGAVCTPADASACNC; from the coding sequence ATGCAAGAGACCCAAGTCATTCGTTCGCTATCAGCCCTCGCACATGAGGCCCGCCTGCGTGTGTTCCGCGCTCTGGTGGTGGCTGGACCGGAGGGCCTTACCCCTAGCGTCCTGGCAGAGCAGTTGGGCATTGCACCCAATGCGCTGTCCTTCCACCTCAAGGAGTTGTCCCATGCGGAACTGGTCAGTCAGGAGCGCCAAGGGCGCAACGTGATTTACCGCGCAGCCTTCCCAACGATGAACGAACTGCTGGCTTATCTCACCGAGAACTGCTGTCAGGGCGCTGTTTGCACGCCTGCGGATGCCTCCGCCTGCAATTGCTGA
- a CDS encoding tyrosine-type recombinase/integrase: protein MSNVANAIAPANAIPQKSFSLKEQSPVLAANERAALEVLRVHFASHGRQWPTASRKALARLLCPLHELLERIPAAQAPRNSVIHLVIVEMQYRGIAYWGWTSDDWLDVLCSSEAAFRSRYGGNGNCRQYVIAVAYLLCGFDRIPEIGRFFPYRLAIKVFGREAVEHANRQVFDEMSKVGFRSVHRPSVSNALYTALLIQRSPRIDDLTLHTLQQVARTGAAFIRSGVATLSRTLVRLKLLTHGLDHRVNDRRRPADEYRATDGIPDEWLQWCERWRATAVRAASSITGDYYALLKCGRWLAEIHPEINSPADWTRATALEYVATVARMTIGRWSNPGGMYLKQRGDPLKPAAKASHLRSVRSFFRDLQEWEWIPQRFDPVRALGLPRAVGVLIGPQPRIVADGAWAKLMWAGLNLSEEDLKPTPSRQGCADQPTRYPITMIRALAVLWLFAGLRRDESLRLQIGCIRWQPGPNDVAASPTCFLDVPVNKTSTAFTKPIDAVVGHAVEAWERERLPHPSMTDAKTGSVVDYLFVHRGRRVAGAYLNRALIPLLCRKAGIPLEDARGRITSHRARATIASQLFNAREPLGIFELQAWLGHASPQSTQHYVTVTPTKLAGSIERAGYFERNLRTIAVLVDQDAVRSGAAARGEPWRFYDLGHGLCTYDFFDQCPHRMACAKCSFYLPKDSAKAQALEAGANLTRMLQEIPLQDTERAAVEDGIEAMEKLVDSLSHTITPDGRTPNAIKKTQRP from the coding sequence ATGAGCAATGTGGCGAACGCGATCGCGCCGGCGAATGCGATACCGCAAAAGTCGTTTTCGCTCAAGGAACAAAGCCCTGTGCTTGCTGCCAACGAGCGTGCGGCACTGGAGGTGCTTCGCGTGCACTTCGCTAGCCATGGACGGCAATGGCCCACAGCGTCCCGTAAAGCACTGGCGCGACTGTTATGCCCGCTTCACGAACTGCTGGAACGCATACCTGCCGCACAGGCGCCACGCAATTCTGTGATTCACCTTGTGATTGTCGAGATGCAATACCGCGGTATCGCCTACTGGGGATGGACCAGTGATGACTGGCTCGACGTGCTGTGCAGCAGCGAAGCGGCCTTCCGAAGTCGCTACGGGGGCAACGGCAACTGCCGCCAGTACGTTATCGCAGTGGCCTATCTCCTGTGCGGCTTTGATCGGATCCCGGAGATCGGACGCTTCTTCCCGTACCGCCTCGCGATCAAGGTGTTCGGACGCGAAGCCGTAGAGCACGCCAACCGCCAAGTTTTCGACGAGATGAGCAAGGTCGGTTTTAGGTCGGTCCATCGGCCCAGCGTTTCGAACGCGCTCTATACCGCGCTGCTCATCCAACGCAGTCCACGTATCGACGACCTGACCCTTCATACATTGCAGCAAGTTGCTCGAACCGGTGCGGCATTCATTCGCAGTGGGGTTGCAACACTCTCTCGGACATTGGTGCGTCTGAAGTTGCTCACGCATGGCTTGGATCACCGCGTCAACGATCGTCGCCGTCCGGCAGACGAGTACCGTGCGACCGACGGTATCCCAGATGAGTGGCTGCAGTGGTGCGAGCGTTGGAGAGCCACTGCCGTACGAGCTGCCTCCTCGATCACGGGAGACTACTATGCGCTGCTGAAGTGTGGTCGCTGGCTCGCCGAAATACATCCTGAGATCAATAGTCCTGCCGACTGGACTCGCGCGACGGCGCTGGAATACGTGGCGACTGTTGCCCGAATGACGATTGGCCGATGGTCGAATCCCGGTGGCATGTACCTGAAGCAGCGTGGTGACCCGCTCAAGCCTGCTGCCAAGGCTTCGCATCTGCGTAGCGTTCGCAGCTTCTTCCGTGACCTTCAGGAATGGGAGTGGATCCCTCAACGCTTCGATCCGGTGCGCGCGCTCGGGTTGCCGCGCGCCGTCGGTGTACTGATCGGACCCCAGCCACGCATCGTGGCCGACGGCGCGTGGGCAAAGCTAATGTGGGCGGGTCTCAATCTGAGTGAAGAAGACTTGAAACCTACCCCAAGTCGGCAAGGCTGTGCCGATCAACCAACACGCTATCCGATCACGATGATTCGGGCCCTGGCAGTACTCTGGCTGTTCGCAGGACTACGCCGCGACGAATCGCTGCGGCTGCAGATCGGTTGTATCCGCTGGCAACCAGGCCCCAACGATGTGGCTGCTTCACCGACGTGTTTTCTCGACGTGCCCGTTAACAAGACGTCCACCGCCTTCACGAAGCCGATTGATGCCGTCGTGGGCCATGCAGTCGAGGCCTGGGAACGAGAGCGCTTGCCTCATCCGAGCATGACCGATGCTAAGACGGGTAGCGTGGTGGATTATCTATTTGTGCATCGCGGAAGACGCGTTGCCGGGGCATACCTCAACCGAGCTCTCATTCCGCTGTTGTGCAGGAAGGCCGGCATACCACTGGAAGACGCACGCGGTCGCATCACCAGCCACCGCGCGCGCGCCACCATTGCAAGCCAGCTCTTCAACGCCAGGGAACCGCTGGGTATATTCGAGCTGCAGGCCTGGCTCGGCCACGCTTCACCTCAATCCACCCAACACTACGTCACGGTGACACCGACTAAGCTCGCGGGTTCAATCGAGCGGGCTGGGTACTTCGAGCGCAACTTGCGCACGATCGCCGTGCTCGTCGACCAGGATGCAGTGCGCAGCGGCGCAGCTGCCCGGGGCGAGCCCTGGCGTTTCTACGACCTGGGACATGGGTTATGCACCTACGACTTCTTCGATCAATGTCCACACCGGATGGCGTGTGCCAAATGCTCGTTCTATTTACCGAAAGATTCGGCCAAGGCCCAGGCGCTCGAAGCGGGGGCGAATCTCACGCGCATGCTTCAGGAAATCCCGTTGCAAGACACAGAGCGTGCTGCGGTTGAAGATGGAATAGAAGCCATGGAGAAATTGGTCGATAGCCTGAGCCACACCATTACGCCTGATGGACGAACACCGAATGCCATCAAAAAGACACAGCGACCATGA
- a CDS encoding tyrosine-type recombinase/integrase has product MSTEPWRALANLCSDALAYAWVSLQVDLLRAPNTVAAYARGLDHYLGFCRRMELNVTSVGSAQIAAYVRELAGRSCGVEVPSSTVSALSNASIRHRLTVVRLFYDYLVEEGVRTTNPVARGRRGAASGGFGVGQRGLIPIQRRLPWIPDDSDWQALLCTARSEPVRNRLMLALAYDCALRREELCSLATGDIDPARRLLRIRAETTKTRQERIVPYSVVSAELYVAYLTERRRLGSPRGPLFLSESSRNRATPLTKWTWSKVVHRLALHAGVPALTTHSFRHLCLTDLARAGWDIQEIARFAGHRCIQSTLLYIHLSARDLSDRFTRSMAAVHEARLDQLRGGSA; this is encoded by the coding sequence ATGTCTACAGAACCTTGGCGTGCGTTGGCGAACCTCTGCAGCGATGCCCTTGCGTACGCGTGGGTGTCCTTGCAGGTTGATCTGCTAAGAGCTCCCAATACCGTCGCCGCCTACGCGCGTGGGCTGGATCACTACCTCGGTTTCTGTCGACGGATGGAGTTGAATGTCACAAGTGTTGGGAGCGCTCAGATCGCTGCTTACGTGCGCGAACTGGCTGGGCGCTCCTGTGGCGTGGAGGTCCCTTCCAGCACCGTCTCCGCTCTTTCCAACGCTTCCATCCGCCATCGGCTCACCGTTGTCCGGTTGTTCTATGACTACTTGGTCGAAGAGGGTGTGCGCACAACGAATCCTGTCGCGCGCGGGCGACGCGGAGCCGCTTCCGGTGGGTTCGGTGTCGGACAACGCGGCCTCATCCCCATTCAGCGGCGGCTTCCCTGGATTCCCGACGATTCGGATTGGCAGGCTTTACTGTGCACGGCGCGCAGCGAGCCAGTCCGCAACCGCTTGATGCTCGCCCTTGCGTATGACTGTGCGCTGCGTCGGGAGGAACTGTGTTCGCTTGCCACGGGAGACATCGATCCGGCAAGACGCCTGCTTCGCATTCGGGCCGAGACGACCAAGACCCGGCAGGAGCGAATTGTCCCCTACTCGGTGGTGAGCGCAGAGCTCTACGTGGCCTACCTTACCGAACGTCGTCGCTTGGGCAGCCCGCGAGGTCCATTGTTCCTATCGGAGTCCTCACGCAATCGAGCGACGCCCCTGACCAAGTGGACTTGGTCGAAAGTAGTACACAGGCTCGCGTTGCACGCCGGGGTGCCCGCACTGACGACCCACAGCTTCCGTCACCTCTGCCTGACGGACCTGGCACGTGCTGGCTGGGACATCCAGGAGATCGCCCGTTTTGCCGGCCATCGCTGCATTCAATCGACCTTGCTCTACATTCATCTGAGCGCGCGTGATCTCTCAGACCGGTTTACCCGCAGCATGGCTGCGGTCCATGAGGCACGACTGGACCAACTCCGGGGAGGCTCAGCATGA
- a CDS encoding DUF4113 domain-containing protein — MEVMDRINGRWAKLRYMSPAQGMPKVEFGWRMRQALQTPRYTTALDSCRLRMPTCEGSEGVIVKRIHSNIYTYIYLYIRIYIPTTIVLLALPVVVYSSVLSYNDASLKVACVWGSKIPGRLPRPSCVNPPLGHAPREVVASAVVLLHMI; from the coding sequence ATGGAAGTTATGGACCGGATCAACGGACGCTGGGCAAAGCTGCGGTACATGTCGCCAGCACAAGGAATGCCGAAGGTCGAGTTCGGCTGGAGGATGAGGCAGGCGCTCCAGACACCTCGGTATACGACGGCACTGGACAGTTGCCGATTGCGCATGCCTACATGTGAAGGCTCCGAAGGCGTCATAGTCAAACGGATTCACTCGAATATATATACCTATATATATTTATATATACGTATATATATACCTACCACAATTGTCTTGCTGGCTCTTCCTGTGGTTGTCTACTCGAGTGTCCTGTCGTACAACGATGCCTCCCTAAAAGTGGCATGCGTTTGGGGCAGTAAAATCCCCGGCAGGTTACCTCGGCCGTCCTGCGTCAATCCACCTTTGGGTCATGCCCCGCGCGAGGTTGTAGCGAGCGCAGTTGTATTGCTCCATATGATCTAG
- a CDS encoding Fic family protein codes for MGNYIPNQSSLLPQQLATELFNAGRSRDQQPAGTYAREVLEQLLIDLSWSSSRLEGNSKSLLDTKELFELGEQVGPLDEDTLMLLNHKNAIEFMVDAVPTQGITVPIIVDLQAKLMKDLLKDSRDIGSIRQRVVNIHGSVYTPSNIPTLLEETLKVIIDKVRHIRNPVEAAFFLWVNVAYLQPFADGNKRTSRLSANMPLMLYNCAPLSFLDVERNDYATAMLGVYEQRNVAAAVELFEFIYRRSIEKYSVLRASLGVPDPLRARYRQALNELMQFVVFYGRTLEDAFLQVPVDAADLAALRVIANTELDHMEQYNCARYNLARGMTQRWIDAGRPR; via the coding sequence TTGGGTAACTACATCCCGAACCAATCCAGCTTGCTGCCGCAGCAGTTGGCCACCGAGCTGTTCAATGCCGGTCGCAGTCGTGATCAGCAGCCCGCAGGAACCTATGCGCGCGAGGTTCTGGAGCAGCTGCTCATCGACCTGTCCTGGTCGTCATCGCGACTGGAGGGCAATAGCAAGAGTTTGCTAGATACCAAGGAGCTCTTTGAGCTCGGTGAGCAAGTGGGTCCCCTCGATGAAGACACCTTGATGCTGCTCAACCACAAGAACGCCATCGAGTTCATGGTCGATGCTGTGCCGACACAGGGCATTACCGTGCCCATCATTGTTGACCTGCAAGCCAAGTTGATGAAGGACCTTTTGAAGGACTCGCGCGACATTGGCAGCATCCGCCAGCGCGTGGTGAACATCCACGGCTCTGTGTACACCCCGAGCAACATCCCCACCCTCTTGGAAGAAACGCTCAAGGTCATCATCGACAAGGTCCGACACATCCGTAACCCGGTGGAAGCAGCATTCTTCCTATGGGTCAACGTAGCCTATCTACAACCCTTTGCGGATGGCAACAAGCGCACGAGCAGGCTGAGCGCCAACATGCCGCTCATGCTGTACAACTGCGCGCCGCTGTCTTTCCTGGATGTGGAGCGCAACGACTATGCGACCGCCATGCTTGGCGTCTACGAACAGCGCAATGTCGCTGCAGCTGTGGAGCTGTTTGAATTTATCTACCGTCGCTCGATTGAGAAGTACAGCGTGCTGCGAGCCTCCCTGGGCGTACCCGATCCGCTTCGCGCCCGATACCGCCAGGCCCTCAATGAGCTCATGCAGTTCGTTGTCTTTTACGGCCGAACGCTGGAAGACGCATTTTTGCAGGTGCCTGTCGACGCTGCTGACCTTGCTGCGCTGCGCGTCATAGCTAACACAGAGCTAGATCATATGGAGCAATACAACTGCGCTCGCTACAACCTCGCGCGGGGCATGACCCAAAGGTGGATTGACGCAGGACGGCCGAGGTAA
- a CDS encoding HTH domain-containing protein, whose protein sequence is MSTPRLLPRHHALLRLVLAASGPIQPGALEQALQVSRPTINRDLRDLLTTGFLEKLGMVGPLATWPPMRPERHCEFRLQPRPCQRGLVRCVGRPLRCPWSKRFLRLSEHVLWWVMKAVFG, encoded by the coding sequence ATGAGCACCCCCCGTCTGTTGCCTCGTCACCATGCGTTGCTGCGCTTGGTCCTTGCTGCCAGCGGGCCTATACAGCCCGGCGCACTGGAGCAAGCCCTCCAAGTTTCCCGGCCCACTATCAACCGGGATTTGCGAGACCTCCTGACCACGGGATTTCTGGAAAAGCTGGGGATGGTCGGTCCACTCGCTACGTGGCCACCGATGCGGCCAGAGCGGCACTGCGAGTTTCGACTGCAGCCGCGCCCATGCCAGCGGGGCCTGGTCCGCTGCGTTGGTCGCCCGTTGCGATGCCCTTGGTCGAAACGCTTCTTGCGCCTCTCGGAACACGTACTCTGGTGGGTTATGAAAGCAGTTTTTGGGTAA
- a CDS encoding restriction endonuclease has protein sequence MAIPDYQTCMLPFLRHLGDGKEHSLRDTEEALAEHFNLTPAERAELLPSGQQGIFKNRIGWARTYLKKAALIEAPKRAVFKITERGLQTLASNPKRIDARFLEQWPEFIEFRDISRASILQEQPVDLPITTTTPEETIENAYQGLREQLAQELLAKILSCSPTFFEQLVVELLVKMGYGGSRRDAGERIGQTGDGGIDGIIKEDRLGLDTIFIQAKRWQGSVGRPEIQKFVGALQGQRARKGVFITTSYYTTDAIDYVTRIDTKVVLIDGKQLSGLMIDFDIGVSVASSFVVKRIDSDYFEES, from the coding sequence ATGGCCATACCTGATTACCAAACCTGCATGCTTCCGTTCCTTCGCCACTTAGGAGATGGAAAAGAACATTCTTTAAGGGACACAGAAGAGGCGCTTGCTGAGCACTTCAACCTAACCCCTGCCGAGAGAGCTGAACTTCTGCCAAGTGGACAACAAGGAATTTTTAAAAACCGTATTGGCTGGGCAAGGACATACCTAAAAAAGGCCGCTCTGATCGAAGCTCCGAAGCGAGCCGTTTTCAAAATTACAGAGCGCGGCCTGCAGACTTTGGCATCAAATCCAAAAAGAATTGACGCAAGATTTCTAGAGCAATGGCCCGAGTTCATTGAATTTAGGGATATATCCAGAGCCAGTATATTACAAGAGCAGCCTGTTGATTTACCAATAACAACAACGACTCCTGAAGAAACTATCGAGAACGCCTATCAAGGATTAAGAGAGCAACTTGCTCAAGAGCTGCTGGCAAAAATTTTGTCTTGTTCACCGACGTTCTTCGAACAGCTTGTCGTCGAGCTTCTCGTAAAAATGGGCTATGGCGGATCGCGCCGAGATGCTGGCGAGCGAATTGGTCAAACTGGAGACGGTGGTATTGACGGAATTATCAAAGAGGACCGGCTTGGTCTTGATACGATCTTTATTCAAGCTAAACGTTGGCAGGGATCGGTTGGCAGGCCAGAAATTCAAAAATTTGTTGGCGCATTGCAAGGTCAGCGTGCACGCAAAGGCGTTTTTATTACAACCTCTTATTATACGACTGATGCGATAGATTACGTGACACGTATTGATACGAAGGTGGTTCTCATAGACGGTAAGCAATTATCCGGGTTAATGATTGATTTCGATATTGGTGTTTCGGTCGCATCTTCATTTGTTGTCAAACGCATTGATTCAGATTATTTCGAGGAAAGTTAA
- a CDS encoding replication initiation protein yields MTATAVLENTLRQRYEAPATALGRVLAEAAYYPRVSDNKSATLSRPVEYAIRWPYMQINRPNFVSWLVFDCDHGDIYRWERVGLPAPNLIVSSGKNGSVSSFHLLYAIDPVCTSAKARSHPIRYMKAIYGEMARLLDADPDYHGGPVCKTPGHAWWHTAELHPHEYSLGELHEYFDIPAEKPRFSKGPDLLPVMHSRAVTLFEQLRFFAYSVVNIERDRGSFESFSRRLEDYAHQINDFERRGFLDPKTGVSKGNLAVSALRYTVKSVARWTWDRYTGDGRCNRGVMQLDPSLSLVQRQRLAAERTHSERTRKTGDSVRTACAALHARGEKITQTAIARLTQLSRQAVATYQRVIDDFLRPSPPATAALAHDARPPEFVKFGVHQVTPPRLFSGEFGPDVGHVGDSLPLFKLVAVAPQGEDSS; encoded by the coding sequence ATGACAGCGACAGCCGTACTTGAAAACACGTTAAGACAACGCTACGAAGCACCGGCTACTGCATTGGGCCGCGTGCTGGCCGAAGCGGCTTATTACCCGCGCGTCAGCGACAACAAGAGCGCCACCTTGTCGCGGCCGGTCGAATACGCCATTCGCTGGCCGTATATGCAGATCAACCGCCCGAACTTCGTGAGCTGGCTGGTGTTCGACTGCGATCACGGAGATATCTATCGCTGGGAGAGGGTAGGACTGCCGGCGCCGAATTTGATCGTATCGAGCGGCAAGAACGGCAGCGTCAGCAGTTTTCACCTGCTGTACGCCATTGATCCCGTCTGTACCTCTGCCAAGGCCAGGTCGCATCCGATCCGCTACATGAAGGCCATCTATGGCGAGATGGCGCGCTTGCTGGATGCCGACCCGGACTATCACGGAGGGCCGGTGTGCAAAACTCCAGGCCATGCTTGGTGGCATACCGCAGAGCTGCATCCCCATGAATACAGCCTGGGTGAACTTCACGAGTACTTCGATATCCCCGCCGAGAAGCCGCGGTTCAGCAAAGGGCCGGATCTGCTGCCGGTGATGCATTCCCGTGCAGTGACGCTGTTTGAGCAGCTGCGCTTCTTTGCGTATAGCGTGGTCAACATCGAGCGAGACAGGGGCAGTTTCGAGTCCTTCTCGCGGCGTCTCGAAGATTACGCCCACCAGATCAACGATTTCGAGCGTCGCGGCTTCCTGGACCCCAAAACCGGCGTTTCCAAGGGCAACCTGGCCGTCTCCGCGCTGCGCTACACGGTCAAAAGTGTGGCCCGCTGGACGTGGGACCGCTACACGGGCGATGGGCGCTGCAATCGCGGTGTGATGCAGCTCGATCCCTCGCTTTCTTTGGTACAGCGGCAGCGCCTGGCTGCCGAACGCACCCACAGCGAACGCACCAGGAAGACGGGCGACAGTGTGCGCACCGCCTGCGCCGCCCTGCACGCCAGAGGCGAAAAGATCACCCAGACCGCCATTGCCCGATTGACCCAGCTTTCCCGCCAGGCCGTGGCCACTTACCAGCGCGTGATTGATGACTTCCTACGACCTTCGCCACCGGCTACCGCTGCGCTGGCGCACGATGCACGCCCTCCTGAGTTTGTTAAGTTTGGTGTACATCAGGTAACCCCTCCCCGGTTGTTTTCTGGGGAGTTTGGACCCGATGTTGGGCATGTTGGTGATTCGTTGCCATTGTTCAAGCTTGTGGCTGTTGCGCCTCAAGGTGAAGATTCAAGTTGA
- the parC gene encoding ParC family partition-associated protein has protein sequence MLTTTASVVLPRILKELVVAGVVSDARVEPDDKGLVIVLRAGVNERVLGAARGGLRYFQSLDGVASVLQSYGITRFTVETGDWVPRTMRPQQGGGAEADE, from the coding sequence ATGTTGACAACAACTGCAAGCGTGGTTTTGCCGCGGATCCTGAAGGAACTCGTCGTCGCCGGCGTGGTTTCGGATGCCCGCGTGGAACCCGACGACAAAGGGCTAGTGATTGTTCTGCGCGCCGGAGTGAACGAGCGCGTGCTCGGGGCTGCGCGTGGCGGTTTGCGCTATTTTCAAAGCCTGGATGGCGTAGCAAGTGTTTTGCAGAGCTACGGCATTACACGCTTTACCGTAGAAACCGGTGATTGGGTGCCTAGGACAATGCGGCCGCAACAAGGCGGTGGCGCCGAGGCAGATGAGTAA
- a CDS encoding ParA family protein, which translates to MIFACVNTKGGVGKTTTAVHLAVMLARQGSTLLIDGDPQASAASWAAWRRDSEYSSGPTPTTTCLAGKAILSEGKQLATGFDHVVVDAGGRDSVGLRSALLLAQRAVIPVGASNLDAAAMTDLLEVVELARDYNPDLDVRVLLTRVDPRTKDAAEMLEFLTEQKLRVLTTKVCERVAFRRAIGEGASVKELGRDQAAIAEMEAFFREVTA; encoded by the coding sequence ATGATCTTCGCGTGTGTGAACACCAAGGGCGGCGTGGGCAAGACAACTACTGCTGTGCATTTGGCCGTGATGTTGGCTCGTCAAGGCAGCACGCTTTTGATTGACGGTGACCCGCAGGCATCGGCAGCGAGCTGGGCCGCATGGCGCCGGGATTCGGAGTACAGCAGCGGCCCTACTCCCACGACGACCTGCTTGGCAGGCAAGGCAATCCTCTCCGAGGGCAAGCAGCTGGCCACGGGTTTTGACCATGTGGTGGTCGATGCCGGCGGCCGTGATTCCGTGGGCTTGCGCTCTGCCCTGCTGCTGGCCCAGCGCGCCGTGATCCCCGTTGGGGCGAGCAATCTGGATGCCGCCGCCATGACCGACTTGCTCGAAGTTGTCGAACTGGCGCGTGATTACAACCCAGACCTGGACGTGCGCGTGCTGCTTACCCGGGTTGATCCAAGAACCAAGGACGCAGCGGAAATGCTGGAATTTTTGACGGAACAGAAACTGAGGGTTCTGACCACGAAGGTGTGCGAGCGCGTGGCGTTTCGTCGTGCCATCGGTGAGGGAGCGAGCGTGAAAGAGTTGGGACGTGATCAGGCGGCGATCGCCGAGATGGAAGCATTTTTCCGCGAGGTGACGGCATGA
- a CDS encoding DUF6088 family protein: MSDLKSQVTAIVRSGGPNTVWVPSDFACLGNRAAVDKTLQRLVQSGALRRIERGLYDRPGMNSLTKRPTRPDYRAVVDAIARRDQLRLLVDGMTAANDLGLTDAVPARVTIHTDARRRSIKLDQLAIDFKHTAPSRLYWAGRPAMRVVQALHWLKDTLATDRQRVLDKLTKVLVDPQYGDAIRNDLLEGFALLPAWMQSVVRELPGCDPATAIVQPLTQSKKMKTALPVRKAALKESSIES; encoded by the coding sequence ATGTCTGATCTCAAATCGCAAGTCACTGCCATCGTTCGATCGGGTGGCCCCAACACCGTTTGGGTCCCCAGCGATTTTGCTTGCCTGGGAAACCGTGCCGCGGTCGACAAGACGCTGCAGCGCTTGGTGCAAAGCGGTGCGTTGCGGCGCATCGAGCGCGGCCTCTATGACCGACCGGGCATGAACAGTCTCACCAAGCGACCGACCCGACCGGACTACCGTGCCGTGGTCGATGCCATTGCGCGCCGCGATCAACTGCGTCTGCTGGTTGACGGTATGACGGCCGCCAATGATCTTGGCCTGACCGATGCCGTGCCCGCGCGCGTCACGATCCATACGGATGCGCGACGGCGCAGCATCAAGCTGGACCAGCTCGCCATTGATTTCAAGCACACCGCGCCAAGTCGACTGTATTGGGCTGGCAGGCCTGCAATGCGCGTGGTGCAGGCGCTGCATTGGCTCAAGGACACATTGGCTACAGACCGGCAACGCGTCCTGGACAAGCTGACCAAGGTGCTGGTAGACCCTCAGTATGGCGACGCTATACGCAACGACCTCTTGGAGGGCTTCGCCCTGCTTCCAGCCTGGATGCAAAGCGTGGTGCGCGAATTGCCAGGATGTGACCCTGCTACGGCCATCGTTCAGCCGTTGACCCAGTCGAAGAAGATGAAGACCGCTCTCCCCGTCCGCAAAGCAGCATTGAAGGAGAGCTCAATTGAAAGCTGA
- a CDS encoding nucleotidyl transferase AbiEii/AbiGii toxin family protein, translating into MKADFQTVIAASDADRLGLFLATAARLGTPVQNVEKDFWVCWTLDALFNGLPAGGPRLLFKGGTSLSKAFGLISRFSEDIDITVFREDLGQPVEAADLDVLTGKKRRAKLDDIRDACQAYITAPFTPQLYELAAQSMSKGSFKIEADEDDKDGQTVLFWYPTVTGAESDYIRAAVKIEAGAKSALDPHIPATVTPYVAQDLPDLDLHIGNVTTVKPERTFWDKIMILHGLRQWHENRGVLRHGGQRVSRHYYDIYRLAQAKDIADWQADKALAEDCATHARLFFGSPDLGLDTATAGSFTLSPSEEMRDALIKDYAAMSGMIFGEVPTLDDVLAKVADVEQVLNSTT; encoded by the coding sequence TTGAAAGCTGATTTCCAAACGGTCATCGCCGCGTCGGATGCCGACCGGCTCGGCCTATTCCTGGCTACCGCCGCGCGCCTTGGCACCCCGGTGCAGAACGTCGAAAAAGATTTCTGGGTCTGCTGGACACTGGATGCCTTGTTCAATGGACTGCCCGCCGGCGGTCCACGGCTGCTGTTCAAAGGCGGCACATCGCTCTCTAAAGCCTTTGGACTCATCTCCCGATTTTCGGAAGACATCGACATCACGGTCTTCCGCGAAGACCTTGGCCAGCCTGTCGAGGCCGCCGACCTCGATGTCCTCACTGGCAAGAAGCGCCGTGCCAAACTGGATGACATCCGCGATGCCTGCCAGGCCTATATAACGGCACCGTTCACCCCCCAGCTGTATGAACTGGCCGCGCAATCCATGTCTAAGGGGAGCTTCAAGATAGAGGCCGATGAGGACGACAAGGATGGGCAGACCGTACTGTTTTGGTACCCTACAGTCACTGGGGCAGAAAGCGACTACATCCGAGCGGCGGTCAAGATCGAGGCAGGCGCCAAATCCGCACTCGACCCCCACATACCGGCCACAGTGACGCCGTATGTGGCGCAGGATCTGCCCGACCTGGACCTGCATATCGGCAATGTGACCACCGTCAAACCAGAGCGGACGTTCTGGGACAAGATCATGATCCTGCATGGCCTGCGCCAGTGGCACGAAAACCGCGGCGTGCTGCGTCACGGCGGACAGCGGGTTTCACGCCACTACTATGACATTTACCGTCTCGCGCAGGCCAAGGACATCGCGGATTGGCAAGCTGACAAAGCACTGGCCGAGGACTGCGCCACCCATGCCAGGCTGTTTTTCGGCAGCCCGGATCTGGGCCTGGATACCGCAACTGCTGGAAGCTTCACGCTGAGTCCCAGCGAAGAAATGCGTGACGCGCTCATCAAGGACTACGCCGCCATGTCAGGGATGATTTTTGGCGAGGTTCCCACGCTGGACGACGTTTTGGCCAAGGTTGCCGATGTCGAGCAAGTGCTGAACAGCACTACATAA